In the Campylobacter sp. RM6914 genome, one interval contains:
- a CDS encoding ArsS family sensor histidine kinase, with translation MRSISIVKLITFFFFIALIIVNSAFYIESNRQIRDAEYFTYQRFMLGMRIRGQEDSGATEQLKQIGLKNSEYDPNEIRQNGEKIFSDSYADMIRYNKKLYFVPRFFSVDAKMLPRIMIAAGLDPLKNDITTHEVPLENLEEMSTRRIWILWFIVNIVMITFFIAVLRKLLKLRNLKNMIREAGEKDKFRLIKIEANDEIDQIASEFNTTMQKINAIKEARALFLRNILHEFRNPIMKGRIMADVIAELLQDDNFKNRLKQIFTRLEIILGEVVKVEKLVSNEWGLKKNRHRVMDIIDHSVDLLLLKDTSRIEVRAESEVSVVEVDFELYATGVKNLIDNALKYSNDKVIVSIDKNKLCISSVGDKLEEQRLDFERAFNRKVETSNSGLGLGLYIANQIFKKHGHVLKYKHEDGKNNFMICFN, from the coding sequence ATGCGTAGTATATCTATAGTAAAGCTAATAACTTTTTTCTTTTTTATCGCTCTTATCATAGTAAACTCAGCATTTTATATCGAATCAAACAGGCAGATAAGAGACGCAGAGTACTTTACTTATCAGCGCTTTATGCTAGGTATGCGTATACGCGGACAAGAAGACAGTGGTGCTACCGAGCAGTTAAAGCAAATAGGGCTTAAAAACAGCGAGTATGACCCAAATGAGATCAGGCAAAACGGTGAGAAAATTTTTAGTGACTCATATGCCGATATGATAAGATATAACAAAAAGCTCTATTTTGTGCCTAGATTTTTTTCTGTAGATGCCAAAATGCTACCACGTATTATGATAGCAGCAGGGCTTGATCCACTAAAAAACGACATCACAACACACGAAGTGCCTTTAGAAAATTTAGAAGAGATGTCTACACGCAGAATTTGGATACTTTGGTTTATAGTAAATATCGTTATGATAACTTTTTTTATAGCTGTTTTAAGAAAGCTACTAAAGCTTAGAAATTTAAAAAACATGATAAGAGAGGCAGGAGAAAAAGATAAATTCAGACTAATAAAAATAGAAGCAAATGATGAGATAGATCAAATCGCTAGCGAGTTTAATACTACAATGCAAAAAATAAATGCGATAAAGGAAGCAAGAGCGCTATTTTTACGCAACATCTTGCATGAGTTTCGCAACCCGATAATGAAGGGGCGGATCATGGCGGACGTGATAGCGGAACTACTACAAGATGATAACTTTAAAAATAGACTAAAGCAGATATTTACACGACTTGAGATAATACTAGGCGAAGTCGTCAAGGTAGAAAAACTAGTATCTAATGAATGGGGGCTTAAGAAGAACAGACACCGAGTTATGGACATCATCGACCACTCAGTAGACCTACTTTTACTAAAGGATACTAGTCGCATAGAGGTACGAGCAGAGAGCGAAGTAAGCGTAGTGGAGGTTGATTTTGAACTTTATGCAACCGGAGTTAAAAATTTAATCGACAACGCTTTAAAATACTCTAATGACAAAGTCATCGTAAGCATAGATAAAAACAAGCTCTGCATAAGTAGCGTGGGGGACAAACTAGAAGAGCAAAGACTTGACTTTGAAAGGGCATTTAACAGAAAGGTTGAGACATCAAACTCAGGGCTTGGTCTTGGACTTTATATAGCAAA
- a CDS encoding response regulator transcription factor — protein sequence MIEILLIEDDFDLAELLKYALAKSEIDVTIATNPLEGLKILNEKNTFDALVLDLGLPDMDGLEVCKKVRYGYPVLPIVISSARTETLDKIKGFELGADDYMAKPYDPIELVFRIRSILRRGIQITSDSKTFCVDKQRRIVIKNKEEISLTKAEFDIFIYFYEKEGVVIPREDILINLGQSKFQSGLKSIDVAIGRLRQKIGDDSKNPRYIHPVRGIGYKFINA from the coding sequence ATGATAGAAATTTTACTTATAGAAGATGACTTTGATTTGGCTGAGCTTTTAAAATATGCGTTAGCAAAAAGCGAGATTGATGTAACTATAGCTACAAATCCGCTTGAAGGACTTAAAATTTTAAACGAAAAAAATACCTTTGATGCACTGGTACTTGATTTAGGCTTACCAGATATGGATGGTCTTGAAGTTTGCAAAAAAGTTAGATATGGTTATCCAGTACTACCAATAGTCATATCATCGGCTCGCACTGAGACACTAGATAAGATAAAGGGCTTTGAGCTTGGAGCCGATGACTATATGGCAAAACCGTATGACCCTATAGAACTTGTCTTTAGGATAAGATCCATACTGCGCCGAGGGATACAGATTACTAGCGACTCCAAAACTTTTTGCGTAGATAAACAAAGACGTATCGTCATAAAAAACAAAGAGGAAATATCACTAACAAAAGCAGAATTTGATATTTTTATCTACTTTTATGAAAAAGAGGGAGTGGTCATACCAAGAGAGGATATTTTGATAAATTTAGGTCAGTCAAAATTTCAAAGCGGACTTAAAAGCATCGATGTAGCTATAGGGCGACTGCGTCAAAAGATAGGAGATGACTCTAAAAATCCACGATATATCCACCCCGTGCGCGGTATAGGGTACAAATTTATCAATGCGTAG
- a CDS encoding FAD-dependent oxidoreductase gives MVEENELSRRSFLKRSGALTLGSVAAGSALLTGCENPNNHLIHLEKEATKAPEVPKWLGIEPQISDAQIKKTLDTDVLIIGAGVSGLHAARAASEKGAKVIVIEKAGRFQVRSGQYGTLGNKFQRELGITYDKHAAINEHLKQMGYRADQRVWNYWADHSGEDFDWMIDLAPGVHFMMETDTQLDRSKINLMLMHYPLPAAYDPNEENSPSYPTVMTFLPNQEPMMELVYKKSIEQGTKYIFKTRAQKLLRDKTTGKMQGAIAQDMADGSYIKINAKSVILATGDYMNNPEMAKTFVPWVANFFCPFPNLDYKNNPTNTGDGHRLGSWIGAKLEDGPHAPVAHTLGGPLGVDAFLLTNAKGERFTNEDLSGQQVTQPLSRQPGGFGWQVFDAKFPEQVEFMGVSHGSVNHCVAPEDNPKLPPDCQWAIGKTSYISVKDLEEMPGVFKANSIEELAGMLYPDNKKAQTKFLATIKRYNELCDKGHDDDFGKTAKRMFPVRHAPFYAGKMDVGASLVVMGGFTVEPNTANVLDAEYNEISGLYACGNVMGGRFLGDYPVVLAGTSHATCLCYGRLAGYQAAANAKGGRA, from the coding sequence ATGGTAGAAGAAAATGAACTATCACGCCGCTCGTTTTTAAAGCGTAGTGGAGCGCTCACACTTGGCTCAGTCGCAGCTGGATCTGCACTGCTAACAGGCTGTGAAAACCCAAACAATCACCTTATCCACCTAGAAAAGGAGGCTACAAAAGCACCAGAGGTACCAAAGTGGCTAGGTATTGAGCCACAAATTTCAGATGCACAGATAAAAAAGACACTTGATACAGATGTGCTTATCATTGGTGCTGGTGTTTCCGGACTTCATGCTGCACGCGCTGCTAGTGAAAAAGGCGCAAAGGTCATCGTTATAGAAAAAGCTGGTCGCTTTCAGGTTAGAAGTGGTCAGTACGGCACTCTTGGGAATAAATTTCAAAGAGAGCTTGGTATCACATATGACAAGCACGCAGCTATAAATGAGCACTTAAAACAGATGGGATACCGCGCCGATCAGCGTGTGTGGAACTACTGGGCTGATCACAGTGGTGAAGACTTTGACTGGATGATAGACCTTGCGCCTGGGGTGCATTTTATGATGGAGACTGATACACAGCTTGATAGAAGCAAGATAAATTTGATGCTCATGCACTATCCGCTTCCTGCTGCATATGATCCAAACGAGGAAAATAGCCCAAGCTATCCAACTGTTATGACATTTTTGCCTAACCAAGAGCCGATGATGGAGCTAGTCTATAAAAAATCCATAGAGCAAGGTACAAAGTATATCTTTAAAACTCGCGCGCAAAAGCTACTTCGTGATAAAACTACTGGCAAAATGCAAGGAGCTATCGCGCAAGATATGGCTGATGGCTCATATATCAAGATAAATGCTAAGTCGGTGATTTTAGCTACTGGCGATTATATGAATAACCCTGAAATGGCAAAAACATTTGTGCCTTGGGTGGCAAATTTCTTCTGTCCATTTCCAAACCTAGACTATAAAAATAACCCTACAAATACAGGGGACGGACATAGGCTTGGCTCATGGATAGGCGCGAAACTAGAAGATGGACCGCATGCGCCAGTTGCGCACACTCTTGGTGGACCACTTGGCGTTGATGCGTTTTTGCTGACAAATGCAAAGGGAGAGCGCTTTACAAATGAAGATCTTAGCGGACAGCAAGTCACTCAGCCACTCTCTCGTCAGCCAGGAGGCTTTGGTTGGCAGGTGTTTGATGCTAAATTTCCTGAGCAGGTCGAGTTTATGGGTGTATCTCATGGTAGTGTAAATCACTGCGTGGCACCGGAGGACAATCCAAAACTCCCACCTGACTGCCAATGGGCGATAGGTAAAACATCGTATATATCGGTAAAAGATCTTGAAGAGATGCCTGGTGTCTTTAAGGCAAACAGCATAGAAGAGCTTGCCGGTATGCTCTATCCTGATAACAAAAAAGCACAGACCAAATTTTTAGCGACTATAAAACGCTACAACGAGCTATGTGATAAGGGACATGATGATGACTTTGGTAAGACTGCTAAAAGGATGTTTCCAGTGCGCCATGCACCGTTTTATGCTGGCAAGATGGATGTTGGTGCGAGCCTAGTTGTCATGGGTGGCTTTACCGTTGAGCCAAATACTGCAAATGTACTAGATGCTGAGTATAACGAAATTTCGGGTCTTTATGCCTGCGGTAATGTTATGGGTGGACGCTTTTTAGGGGATTACCCAGTGGTACTAGCCGGTACTAGCCATGCGACATGCCTATGCTACGGACGCTTAGCTGGCTATCAAGCTGCGGCAAACGCAAAAGGAGGAAGAGCATGA
- a CDS encoding cytochrome c3 family protein — protein sequence MSKRRKYTLLGLVLAVIVGFVAFHQVQAASHKAEFCILCHNMQPQYDSFVSGNMLAKKHNDANVTCHDCHTPTIPEQLNEVRMYLTGNFDMPAKQRGFKNEQCVGCHKVDDIRKKTASYGMSNPHEGVHNKDNEMLECQSCHAVHHPQKLNTCMSCHPIDWKVDSSWRMYLPSEK from the coding sequence ATGAGCAAGAGAAGAAAATATACGCTACTAGGTTTAGTGCTAGCTGTTATCGTGGGTTTTGTAGCGTTTCATCAAGTGCAAGCAGCTAGCCATAAGGCTGAATTTTGTATCTTATGTCACAACATGCAGCCACAGTACGACTCTTTTGTAAGTGGAAATATGCTAGCTAAAAAGCATAATGACGCAAATGTAACGTGTCATGACTGCCACACCCCAACTATACCCGAGCAGTTAAATGAGGTTAGGATGTATCTAACTGGCAACTTTGATATGCCAGCAAAGCAAAGAGGCTTTAAAAACGAGCAGTGTGTGGGATGCCATAAGGTGGATGATATCAGGAAAAAGACTGCAAGCTATGGTATGTCTAACCCTCATGAAGGCGTTCACAATAAAGACAATGAGATGCTAGAGTGTCAGTCGTGTCACGCCGTGCATCATCCACAAAAGCTAAATACTTGTATGTCTTGTCACCCGATAGACTGGAAAGTGGATAGTAGCTGGAGGATGTATCTACCTAGTGAAAAATAA